From one Triticum urartu cultivar G1812 chromosome 3, Tu2.1, whole genome shotgun sequence genomic stretch:
- the LOC125546461 gene encoding uncharacterized protein LOC125546461: protein MAVLEHDCRREVCNTPGACGDPRFIGGDGNTFYFHGRRDADFCVVFDHDLHINAHFIGKSGHNSMSRDFTWMQAIAVLFDGGHHLYVDARKTVTWDDTVEHLEIVGEHITLYGEPVHLPTDGANKCMSSLVPELSEDSRVHHYGITANDCITHLELTFKFEALTEDVHGVVWQTYRSDYLNRFNVKASMPTMGGDASFATSSMFAADCHVARYRVAHGRRTPSPPRRPPWATWGRYLSRRTSPHLLLSPPPPPVAVVGGGGAPPRAILAG, encoded by the exons ATGGCGGTCCTGGAGCACGACTGCAGGCGAGAGG TGTGCAACACGCCAGGGGCGTGCGGCGATCCACGGTTCATCGGCGGTGACGGCAACACCTTCTACTTCCACGGCCGCAGGGATGCTGACTTCTGCGTCGTCTTCGACCATGATCTTCACATCAACGCGCACTTCATTGGCAAGAGTGGCCACAACAGCATGTCTCGAGACTTCACCTGGATGCAGGCCATCGCCGTTCTCTTTGACGGTGGCCACCACCTCTATGTCGACGCCAGGAAGACCGTCACCTGGGACGACACTGTCGAGCACCTCGAGAttgttggagaac atatcACCCTGTACGGTGAGCCTGTGCACCTCCCCACCGATGGTGCCAACAAGTGCATGTCCAGCCTCGTCCCCGAGTTGTCT GAGGACTCGAGGGTGCATCACTACGGCATCACCGCCAATGACTGCATCACGCACCTCGAGCTGACCTTCAAGTTCGAGGCGCTCACGGAGGATGTCCACGGCGTGGTTTGGCAGACCTACCGCTCCGATTACTTGAACCGGTTCAACGTGAAGGCCTCCATGCCCACAATGGGAGGAGATGCCAGCTTCGCAACGTCCAGCATGTTCGCGGCAGACTGCCATGTGGCGCGCTACAGAGTTGCCCATGGAAGACGGACCCCCTCACCCCCACGTCGTCCTCCCTGGGCGACTTGGGGGCGATACCTTAGCCGCCGCACTAGCCCCCACCTCCTGCTCTCCCCTCCCCCACCGCCGGTGGCCGTcgtaggcggcggcggggctcccCCTCGCGCCATCTTGGCTGGATAG
- the LOC125542352 gene encoding glutamate receptor 2.6-like gives MTMQTRVFIVHMLPADAARLFARASAIGMLTEGYVWMVTDDIGIALDVLPQHTTETMLGVVGFRPYVAKSTRITGFMDRFFTRYRAKYHQDPDVRVAKPTMFQYWAYDVVWAIASATEKSKRPRSLNLGSTTGYMGKLVDDLQPSPAGSELLASIIGGEFYGLAGRFRFVDRHLPVPPYEIVNVIEDKIRRIGFWSPGYGLSAFLNSSTRPGQARRRAKAGQVLRAVIWPGDSITVPRGWDFPANGKILQIAVPVRRDFKVFVKVENPNSSMQSVTGYCIDVFEAAVKKLPYALPFKYMPYDCANSYDKLVSQVYFKTYDGAVGDVTIIANRTRYVDFTVPYTESGVSMLVLARKDEDEPTMWIFLKPLTTDLWIAMVVFIVFTGLVVCTIEKPVNDQVQGSKWKQLNTYFYFAFSTGTSTHDQKFKSLQSKVIMVSWCFVLLVIVQSYTASLSSMLTAKRLQPLVTDPMQLLHKGDYVGYQNGSFVHSMLRRLHFKDRQMMSFSTREEYADALRKGSKEGGVSAIFDETPYINSFLLLYGKDFQKVGPIDRTVGFGFAFPKGSPLVEDLSKAMLNLIEGSEGSDIERKWFGDRILSLDYGSPDTSFSRLSSRSFKGLFIINGCILGLMFLINCSRYAYAKFTAKRKAAAASDGEAQPSTNGNDIPAV, from the exons ATGACCATGCAGACACGTGTCTTCATCGTCCATATGTTGCCAGCCGACGCTGCCCGCCTATTTGCTCGGGCCTCAGCAATCGGTATGCTGACTGAAGGGTATGTCTGGATGGTCACGGATGACATCGGCATTGCCCTTGATGTGCTCCCCCAACATACCACTGAAACCATGCTGGGTGTTGTTGGTTTCCGTCCATATGTAGCAAAGTCTACAAGGATTACTGGTTTCATGGATCGTTTTTTCACTCGATACAGAGCCAAATACCATCAAGATCCTGATGTTAGGGTGGCAAAACCGACCATGTTCCAGTATTGGGCATATGATGTGGTATGGGCAATTGCATCTGCAACAGAGAAATCCAAGAGGCCCAGATCCTTAAATCTAGGATCTACCACAGGTTATATGGGCAAGTTAGTAGATGATCTGCAACCATCTCCTGCTGGCTCAGAACTCCTAGCTTCCATAATAGGTGGGGAGTTTTATGGATTGGCTGGGAGATTCAGGTTTGTTGATAGGCATTTGCCGGTTCCACCATATGAGATCGTCAATGTGATTGAAGACAAGATTAGACGCATTGGGTTTTGGAGCCCTGGTTATGGACTCTCAGCTTTTCTCAACTCTAGCACTAGACCAGGCCAAGCTAGACGTAGGGCAAAAGCTGGTCAAGTCCTGAGAGCTGTCATTTGGCCAGGTGATTCAATTACAGTGCCTAGAGGTTGGGACTTCCCAGCAAATGGCAAGATACTGCAGATTGCTGTGCCCGTGAGACGGGATTTTAAGGTTTTTGTCAAAGTTGAGAATCCTAACTCTAGTATGCAAAGTGTCACTGGCTACTGCATTGATGTCTTTGAGGCTGCTGTGAAGAAACTACCATATGCACTACCCTTCAAGTACATGCCCTACGACTGTGCAAATTCATATGATAAACTGGTATCACAGGTTTACTTCAAG ACATATGATGGAGCAGTGGGTGATGTGACAATTATTGCCAATCGGACTAGGTATGTAGACTTCACAGTGCCATACACAGAGTCCGGTGTGTCGATGCTTGTCCTAGCTAGGAAAGATGAGGATGAACCAACGATGTGGATCTTCTTAAAGCCATTGACGACTGACCTTTGGATTGCTATGGTAGTGTTTATTGTATTCACTGGCCTAGTTGTATGCACGATTGAAAAGCCTGTAAATGATCAAGTCCAGGGTTCCAAATGGAAACAGCTCAACACTTATTTTTACTTTGCATTCTCCACTGGGACTTCTACGCATG ATCAAAAGTTCAAAAGCCTTCAGTCAAAAGTTATTATGGTGTCCTGGTGCTTTGTACTGCTAGTTATAGTGCAGAGCTACACAGCAAGCTTGTCGTCAATGTTAACTGCAAAGAGGCTCCAACCTTTGGTGACTGACCCAATGCAACTTTTGCACAAAGGTGACTATGTTGGATACCAGAACGGATCATTTGTGCACTCGATGCTGAGGAGGCTCCATTTTAAGGACCGCCAGATGATGTCTTTTAGCACTCGGGAGGAATATGCAGACGCATTGAGGAAGGGATCTAAGGAAGGAGGGGTATCCGCCATCTTTGATGAGACACCATACATAAATTCTTTCCTCTTGCTGTACGGAAAAGATTTCCAGAAGGTTGGCCCCATTGACAGGACGGTCGGTTTTGGTTTT GCTTTTCCTAAAGGCTCTCCATTGGTGGAGGATCTTTCCAAGGCCATGCTCAATTTAATAGAAGGGTCTGAAGGTTCTGATATTGAGAGGAAATGGTTTGGGGATCGGATTTTGTCACTGGATTATGGCAGTCCAGACACTAGCTTCTCACGACTCAGTTCACGAAGCTTCAAAGGTCTATTCATCATCAATGGATGCATTTTAGGTTTGATGTTTCTCATAAACTGCTCGAGGTACGCATATGCAAAATTCACTGCCAAAAGAAAAGCTGCTGCTGCTAGTGATGGTGAGGCACAACCTTCGACGAATGGTAACGACATACCTGCTGTCTAG
- the LOC125542351 gene encoding uncharacterized protein LOC125542351 gives MQQPTGEMEMKKAPLPAPAFHKEYTLPRAQEYLDRHYSQRPPLSKDDYSKKDPTGEMEKKKKAPLPTPHFHKERPLPRAERSPDRRYSPYPPPSMDGCSGKNAGSWPLHLTYYGPPSDLHVDWRNKDGVVDMEHYSTELFAAMDKHSFWSMHTCTRPQFGPNVSAEYVLDPVFKDTFLANPRFSYLLPLIGHKVASAAEAPNSTTQVGTTTGYGQRDGSIEVPVREVAALKISDN, from the exons ATGCAACAGCCTACAGGCGAGATGGAGATGAAGAAGGCGCCTCTGCCAGCGCCTGCTTTCCACAAAGAGTACACTCTTCCTAGAGCACAAGAATACCTTGATCGACACTATTCACAACGCCCTCCTCTCTCCAAGGATGATTACTCCAAAAAG GATCCTACAGGCGagatggagaagaagaagaaggcgcCGCTGCCAACACCTCATTTCCACAAAGAGCGGCCTCTTCCTAGAGCAGAGCGGTCCCCCGATCGACGCTACTCGCCTTACCCTCCTCCGTCCATGGATGGTTGCTCTGGAAAG AATGCTGGATCTTGGCCCCTTCACCTGACTTACTATGGGCCTCCATCTGACCTTCATGTCGACTGGCGCAATAAAGACGGGGTTGTGGACATGGAGCATTACAGCACAGAGCTGTTTGCAGCGATGGACAAA CATAGTTTTTGGTCGATGCACACTTGTACACGCCCACAGTTTGGACCAAACGTCAGCGCTGAGTATGTGCTTGATCCTGTGTTTAAGGATACGTTCCTTGCCAATCCCCGTTTTAGCTACCTGCTTCCCTTGATCGGCCACAAAGTAGCTTCTGCAGCTGAGGCTCCCAATTCAACCACGCAG GTTGGCACAACTACTGGATACGGGCAGCGTGATGGTTCTATAGAAGTCCCTGTCCGCGAAG TTGCTGCTTTGAAGATTTCTGACAACTAG